GATTTTGGCATTCGTCTTCGTAAAGGCGACGATCGCCCCCATCGCCCCCATCGCCTTAGCCTGATAGGCGATAGCTCCTGAAGCGTACTTTGTGTTCTCTCCGGTAAGATCAGTTCCACCTCCTATGGGAATACCGGCCTCCATTGCGTTGTGTATTGCCTCATATCCTCGTTCGCAGACAGATACAAACTTATCGTATATAAATTTTGCGACGAGATCGCGGCTCTTCTCGATGACGATCTCATACGTTATCTGAGTCGGTACGATGAAAGCCCCTTTTTGCGCTACGAGGGCCGCCGTCTCTTTTGTCATGAGGTTCGCATGCTCTATCGTGCGTATGCCGGCATTTGCGCTGAGGACGATGCTTTTGTTTGAATAACTGTGAGAGGCGACATAGCTGCCTACCGAATCAGCCACATCCACAGCGGCTTTCAGCTCTTCAAGCGTATACTGCGAGGTTTCCGGACCCTGTGTAGGGCTTGCGCAGCCGCCGCCGCACATTACTTTGATAAAATCGGCGCCGCGCCGGATATTCTCACGGGCGGTCTTCAGCATCTCTGGTACGCCGTCGGCAATGACGGATCGGAAGCCCATGTACGGTTCAGAATAGGGGCGTGTCTCCGAGGCGACACGGTCGTCGCCGTGGCCACCGGTCTGAGC
This genomic window from Cloacibacillus sp. contains:
- a CDS encoding amidohydrolase family protein; protein product: MAYKLFKNANLIDGNGGEIRENISLLVENDHIKEIGKRISAPYADKTFDCKGNTIMPGLIDAHMHLGLVEIEVINLSRRNAPGLMAARMFKNLREALDQGYTYARDTGGADAGFREVVNLGLAVGPRLKICGAAIAQTGGHGDDRVASETRPYSEPYMGFRSVIADGVPEMLKTARENIRRGADFIKVMCGGGCASPTQGPETSQYTLEELKAAVDVADSVGSYVASHSYSNKSIVLSANAGIRTIEHANLMTKETAALVAQKGAFIVPTQITYEIVIEKSRDLVAKFIYDKFVSVCERGYEAIHNAMEAGIPIGGGTDLTGENTKYASGAIAYQAKAMGAMGAIVAFTKTNAKILRVEDVTGTLEEGKLADILVVNGNPLDNIDLFKDHRKNLLLIMQGGHVHKNLLV